CTAAGGAAACGGAAGATGGAAATTGAAATCAACCAGTGGGTCGCGGATCGATACAAGGTCTGTAATCAAGAGCTTAGTCAGGAGATAGGGCTGGATTTGAGCTTATTTGGGTATTAAACAACAGATACATGTAAAGCATTGGTAAGTTTGGTGCACATATCCACCCAAAATTGAAACACTTATATTTAATTTTATTGTACTAATCAGCACCATCTATCGTACCATTTGCAAAAAAGAAAAACAGCCCAAATTCCATTCATATGTCCCACTTGAAACAATTCTTCTAGAAATTTTTTCCGGAATATCCTTGATTCGGCATAGCATCTTGAGTCCCTGATTTCTGACTCCATTTGACTCAGTGATATGAATCGCTTAATCTTAAAACCAAATCCCTTTTTAGGTTTATTCAGAATACTTTCAGGAACATGACCCGCTAAGAGTTCTTTCAAAAGGTACTTGTTATGGCTCCTTTTGAAGTAAGTACTTTCGTGTAGTGATAAAACAAATTCCACCAATTTATGGTCAAGTAATGGCACCCTTCCTTCAATGGAATTTGCCATACTGGCCTTATCATAAAAACTCAGATTGAGTTCTGGTAGAAATAAAGAAAGGTCGAGTGATTGTGCATTTTTTATCGGACCAAAACCCTTCATAAAAAACGGATCAAAATGAACATGATAGTCACGGTCATCGAATTCGGCATAAATTTCATCACTGACGAGTTTTTTGAGTTGGCTGTACCGCCATTTAGTCCATGACCGGGCTTGAAACGTAGCTTCGACTAAATAACCCTGATTACCCAGACTCAATCGCCTCAATTTACCTCTCAAACTCCAATTCCATTGTTGATACATACGGCTATGCCAGGCATAGCCTGCAAATACTTCATCGCCACCATGCCCCCCTAGCACTACTTTCACATTTTCACTAGCGAGTTTGGAAACAAGATAGGTTGGCAAAAAAGCGGTGCCGCCGAGTGGCTCGTCAAAAAAATAAGTGAGCTTGTCCACCAAATCAGAAAACTCATCTTTCACCATCAATTCATGGTGTACTGTATTCAGTGAATCCGCAACTACACGAGCATCTAAATGTTCGCTACCCTCCCAACCCTCAAAACCAAGGCAGTACGTGCTTAGATTCTGCTTTTGCTTTGTTGCATAAGCGGCTATTGTAGCTGAATCGATGCCTCCGCTCAGTAGCAGACCTACAGGCGCATCTGAAATAAAATTTTCTTGAATCGAGGTACTAAGCAGGTCATGCAAGTGCTCTTTTGCGTGTTTTGGCGCTATGCTATTTCTCTGAAATTGAGGTTTCCAATAACACCACTCTTTAAGTTTACCGTCGACATCAAATGACATGCAATGGCCTGGCTTCAGCTTTTTTACATTTTTCCAAATGCTCTGTGGAGAAGGGATGTAACGCAGAGTGAAAAAGTCGGCTACCGATCTGAAATCAAGCTCAGGTCGTACTGTTGATAGTGCTGTAATGGCCTTCAGTTCGGAGGCAACGATAAAGGTGGTGTCATCGTGATAAAAACACACTGGTTTTACTCCAAAATGATCACGGCCAATGAACATTACTTTTTTTATATCATCCCAAATCGCAAATGCAAACATGCCTTTCAGTTGGTCGACCAAATCTACTCCCCACTCTGCATATCCATGTATGAGCACTTCAGAGTCTGTGTTAGAAGAAAACTGATGCCCTTTGGCTTCAAGTAGTCTTCTTAGGCTCCTGTAATTATAAATCTCCCCATTGAAAGTGAGCCAAATCGATTGAGCTTCATTTGACATGGGCTGTTTTCCAGCGGCTGTCAAGTCAATGATCGACAACCTTCGGTGCCCTAATGCGACACGACCATCGTCCAAAAAATCACTACCCGCCCCATCAGGTCCACGATGAAACATCAGGTCACGTGCGGCATTAAACTCCATCTGATTTACAGGTTGGGCAACATTCATTTGGGCAATTATTCCACACATTCAACAAGC
This DNA window, taken from Cytophagales bacterium, encodes the following:
- the asnB gene encoding asparagine synthase (glutamine-hydrolyzing); translated protein: MCGIIAQMNVAQPVNQMEFNAARDLMFHRGPDGAGSDFLDDGRVALGHRRLSIIDLTAAGKQPMSNEAQSIWLTFNGEIYNYRSLRRLLEAKGHQFSSNTDSEVLIHGYAEWGVDLVDQLKGMFAFAIWDDIKKVMFIGRDHFGVKPVCFYHDDTTFIVASELKAITALSTVRPELDFRSVADFFTLRYIPSPQSIWKNVKKLKPGHCMSFDVDGKLKEWCYWKPQFQRNSIAPKHAKEHLHDLLSTSIQENFISDAPVGLLLSGGIDSATIAAYATKQKQNLSTYCLGFEGWEGSEHLDARVVADSLNTVHHELMVKDEFSDLVDKLTYFFDEPLGGTAFLPTYLVSKLASENVKVVLGGHGGDEVFAGYAWHSRMYQQWNWSLRGKLRRLSLGNQGYLVEATFQARSWTKWRYSQLKKLVSDEIYAEFDDRDYHVHFDPFFMKGFGPIKNAQSLDLSLFLPELNLSFYDKASMANSIEGRVPLLDHKLVEFVLSLHESTYFKRSHNKYLLKELLAGHVPESILNKPKKGFGFKIKRFISLSQMESEIRDSRCYAESRIFRKKFLEELFQVGHMNGIWAVFLFCKWYDRWC